The genome window GATTATAATTAACGATTAGGTTAAACATCTGATCCATACTCCAGTATGAAAGGTGTGGTAATGCACCtataagttgtttgccaaccaccataaaaaaaggaaagaagaagaaggactggaggagtggagacagaaaacctgaagtcaTGGTGTTGATCAGTGAAACACTTACACTTGAAGACGATAACTGCAGTCTGGTAGTCGAGCAAATGGGACATCTCTTACTGGTGTCTCAAGCTTCAGCAACATGATGTCATGCAGCTGGCCCAAGAGTGTAAACATCTGAGGAGCGTATTTAATTTCCCATCTCTGCTTCCTAACAGCCCGTGGATGAACTTTTAAAGTTGCTACGGTAGTCCTGTAGAAAAGGTTAGATTATAATGAACAGACAGAAAATCTGATCATTTGCAggtaaaactgttttcatgttttatctgCATTCCTACCATCCTGGCTCAGCCTTccagcagtgagctgcagtcagGATCCACTGAGGGTGGATCAGAGATCCTCCACAGCGGATTTTTTCATTACCATAGCTGCTCTCTAGCCGAACATGATAAAGACGCTCACCTTCATCACAGTTTTGACCTCCAATGATTctcttctgcagagaaacatctgagttcactgaaacacctgaagaagaaaaaggaggactttACTCAGAAATCAGGTGCAAACATGGCAgcaagaacagaaaaagaataaacagttaaagattaaaaagcatCACAGTTTATATGCAAAGACGTTTCAGTCTGAAACAGAGGGAAGTTTGAGAGtcacacagagagcagcagcctcACTGAACCAGTGGAAGTGTCTCCAGTGTCTCCAGTGTTTCCGACTCACccagccccagcagcagcagaaccttcagcagagccattgctggtccagcttcctgtgaatgtctacagtcctgcagcagcttttaaactcTGCTCACAACTTCCTGCTGGACAGAAAGTCACCAATCACAGGACATACACTGATCTGCACTGTCATGTGCGTACAGAGAAACTTTAACATCTCATTGTTCtaaagaaactggaaaaaagttcttgttccattaaaagattatttcactatcAAAACATTTCCCCCTTTGTTGGCGGAATATTCAGCCAATgaaatttttcatcaatattaaggaattgactcaaaacaagcagctcatagaaaaacacagcagatataacagtaaataaatggtaaaaagtATCAACATTTCCATCAGCTATGACAACAGCAAATCTTTAACATAtcgtggtgctaagccgttcagtgatttaaaaattaacagcagtattttacagtctctgagctacagggagccagtatACTGACTTTAAAACTGATGTGATCTGCTcaaacttcctggttttagtgagaactccagcagcagcattctggatcagctgcagctggaggattgatttgttAGGCatacctgtgaagacgctgttgcagtaatcgaTACGACTGAAGATAAATGCATGGAAGAGTTTCTCTAGATCCTGCTGAGCCATCAGtactctaatcctggaaatgttcttcaggtgatggaCAATCAAAAAGAATATAAATGTCTTTACATCCAGTTCGAACATCAAGCATctaaactctgcagctctggagttaCTATTCCTGATATATTTCTAGAGAACTTTAAACTCCAACAGGACCAAAGAGCTGTGCACAAAATTAATGAAACAGAAGTCACATTAAACAAcaattaacaaataataaaatcctaatttaaaaataataaagcataacAATTTTAATGAAGATACCAAGGACGTAAgttcaataattaaaaacaacaataatctggaatgaaagaagttttaagaaaatatttaaaaacaggtcAAACTAATTAATGTAGCTTCTGGTTGCCACAAATATAGCATGGAAATGATAGAAACTTTTCCTCTAATGAAGCTAAAAATTCattgttaattttaatttttaattttaacactttttaaagggtcacataaagttataaaaaataattatcttaaaaacattaacataaaaatcgcctgcaaaataaagaaggaagtgcaaaaatatgtattttatttcactgttaaaattaaaatttaaataacctgtgtattatgtaaaaattaacagaaattacAATTTGATTTTCAGAAGTTTAAACATGACATAAGTTCTCTGTAAATTTTATAGTAACATCTGGAAAAAGTTAGTACTGTTAAAATAtgtcattaaataatttattgttatgtttttcactgatattaaatcaaattaaacagaaaagaaggTTTGCATCATCAAATATGATGGCcttattatttcaataatcacaAATATTATTGTGattatatttgtattaattAACAATTTTACCTTATTTCTATggagccatttttttttttacaaaaaaaagttaacctttgttgaaaatgtgaatcTCTGCTGAAGATGAGGCATATTTCATCCACCTCTGGATTATTTGGggattaaagttattttgtatcatgaagcctaggcgcaaattcaaactggaagactcttttatccccaccgggacccgttaattgaagcgacctgcccacaatcgtcgacctatcaacgccggaccaagccacgtcacgtccaatcatcgaccaagtcccatctgataaggaccttcattcatggcgtccttcgctctccagccgagctcaacccacctccaccccttctcctccattcgccttGAAGCCcacacccttcttcaacctccaccaccagtgccgggccctgggggatgacgttcctaacagcatcggggatgctcatctgaagcctatcgctaacgctgcgataaccgttatccccagccggggcccgagcgccaaagactttaaattctgtttgtcaataaactcttctaattgtcttcttatctccgtctgagtctctccagattgaattaaaCTGTGAGCATATCTTGTTTCACATTCTTGTCactttctgaataaataaaaagccttttttgCTGTTAAGATTGATGTAATATTATCAGTGAAAAATGTGACAAGtatttaaagacatattttagCAGTACTACcatctttttacttttccagattttacagtaaaatttcCGGAGAACTTCTGTCATATCTAAACTTTCGTAAAGGAAATTGTAATTTCTGAgatgttttacataataaacatgTAATTTACATTATAATTTcaacagtgaaagaaaatatattattgcTCTTCTTCCTTTATTTTGCAGCTAATTCTTATGTCAATGTTTTTCATGATAATTCTTTTTTGTAGCTTTATGTGATCCtttaaaaattgttaattttaaaattaacaatgAATCTTTAACTTCAATAGAGGAAAAGTTTCTatcattttcatgttaaatttctGGCAAACAGAAGCTACCATTAATTTGTTTGacccatttttaaatattttcttaaaacttctttcatttgagatttttacttttgaattgttttaattattgaactttttatttcGTTGTATCTTTATTGAAAATaggatgttttttattatttttaaattattaggaCTCTATTATTTGTTAATTGCTGTATTATGTAACTTCTGTTTCATTAATTTTGTGCACAGCTCTTTGGGCTTGTTGGAGTTTAAAGTTCTCTAGAACTAAATCTGGAAGAGtaactccagagctgcagagtaTAGATGCTGGATGTTCATTtctgatggaaaataaagacaaaatcttaataaataaattacttctggTGTTCCTCCTCATGTGATTTAAAATTCGTGTCACGTTTTTAGACTCAGTTCAGGGAAAATATCAACTGAACAAAGTGAACCATGAATGTAAAGACAATCAcccaggaaatgtttctttttcatgcatttattgatttatttttcatttttcaggtgAAGAGAAAGCTCCATTAGGGAGGTCAAGATCaggtgagaaaaaacaaaacccctaTTGATTTATTCTAATGCTACAAACATGTGGATCAAACTGATGAAGATACAATTATAAATTTATATGTGAGAGGAAATTTgatgagaattttatttcataatagttcatgttttattgaatCCTAGTTACGGCTTTTATCCACTGCAGATATCCACACACATCCAAGATTGCAGTTGGTTTCTGACATGCCTTTGCTCCAGCAAAAGAAATCACACCATAAATCATGTCGTTGTACACCGCTGCTCCACCAGTGTCGCCctgtagaaatatttatatcgatatatttatttatgtcataAACAGAAAAGTCTTCTAATCGCTGCAGAGAGACATTAAAGAAGCAAACTCACACGACATATATCCCTGTTCGGTGCTGAAGCAAGGAATATATACCCATACGGCGGCATGATGACGGAAATACGAAAAACCTGCATGTTGACACATTGAAGATGTGCTGGAATAGGAGCATTGGGGGGCACTGTAGAGAAACATGAGAATCATTAACATGTTCTTCCCTCAACCTTCTCtgtagagacagaaacaaagattttattctcataacttcAATATTTCTCTCACATTGCTCATTATTGGGGCCGGCTGTTGTTGCTCCATCTCCTGCCAGCTGAACAACATCGTCTCTAAAAcacaataagaataaaatgtaaaaatgcaagataacaatgtagaaaattaattgTTATGAAGAACAAtgaatgaacagaaaataaatctggacTTCATCCACTGACACAGGAGTGTCCACCTCCAGTCCTCAGTGTGTCCTGTGTCCTTTACAtgtgtctctggtccaacacacctgagctaaacaggttctggttctgctggtggcctgattacctgactcaggtgtgctgaagcagaggcagcaggatTGGAGGAgtggagacagaaaacctgaagtcatgtttttgatcagagaaaaacttactttttaagACGATAACTGCAGTCTGGTAGCCGAGCAACTGGGACATCTGTTACTGGTCTCTGAAGCTTCAGCAAAATGATGTCATGGTCTGGGCCGTAAATCTCAGGAACTTGTTCGATTGactgtatgtactgtataacAGTCCGTGGATGAACTTTTAACATTGCTCTGTTAGTCCTGCAGAAATTATGAACATAATGAACAGACAAAAAACCTGATCATTTGCAGATAAAACTATCTTCATGTTTCCTTCCTACCATCCTGGCTCCGACTGCCAGCAGCGAGCCACAGTCAGGATCCACTGAGGGTGGATCAGAGATCCTCCACAGCGGCTCATATGAGTACCATTGCGGCTCTCTAGCCGAACATGATAAAGACGCTCCGTGTCATGGCAGTTTTGACCTCCAATGATTctcttctgcagagaaacatctgagttcactgaaacacctgaagaagaaaaaggaggactttACTCAGAAATCAGGTGCAAACATGgcaacaagaacagaaaaaggCTAAAcagtaaaagatttaaaagaatctgtttatatgcaaagaagtttcagtctgaaacagaatcagaggACAGTTTGAGAgtcacagagagcagcagcctcACTGGAACCAGTGGAAATGTCTCCAGTGTCCCCAGTGTGTCCAACTCACCCAGCcccagcagcatcagaaccttcagcagagccattgctggtccagcttgctgtgaatgtctgcagtcctgcagcagcttttaatctCTGTTCATAATTTCCTGTTGAAGAGAGACACCAATCACAGGACGGACAACCATCTGTGCTGTCATCTGCATACAGAGAAACTTTAATATCTCATCGTTCTAAAGAAACTTGGaaaaaagttcttgttccattgacagattatttaactaaaaacaaaaacgttctCCCTCtcataactaaaataatcaaccaatgaaacaaaagttaatcaatattaaggaattgactCAAAAAAGCAGCTCATAAATTTTGCTGCACAACCTTACAGTGAGTTTTGCTCAAAAGAAAACTTGATTGTAAacttgatgaaataaaaattattttctgaagaaaGAGCGACTCgtatttgttttcatgtcaatgttgtttttaagaaataacaGTTTGGTTTCCAATCTACAAGAATTCACATCTGCCTTTGCTCCCAACAGTAAATGGCCCTCTACAAACcgattcttttattttgaaaaagatcaATATTACAGTG of Xiphophorus couchianus chromosome 4, X_couchianus-1.0, whole genome shotgun sequence contains these proteins:
- the LOC114143496 gene encoding anionic trypsin-2-like; protein product: MALLKVLMLLGLGVSVNSDVSLQKRIIGGQNCHDTERLYHVRLESRNGTHMSRCGGSLIHPQWILTVARCWQSEPGWTNRAMLKVHPRTVIQYIQSIEQVPEIYGPDHDIILLKLQRPVTDVPVARLPDCSYRLKKDDVVQLAGDGATTAGPNNEQLPPNAPIPAHLQCVNMQVFRISVIMPPYGYIFLASAPNRDICRGDTGGAAVYNDMIYGVISFAGAKACQKPTAILDVCGYLQWIKAVTRIQ
- the LOC114143488 gene encoding anionic trypsin-1-like encodes the protein MALLKVLLLLGLGVSVNSDVSLQKRIIGGQNCDEGERLYHVRLESSYGNEKIRCGGSLIHPQWILTAAHCWKAEPGWTTVATLKVHPRAVRKQRWEIKYAPQMFTLLGQLHDIMLLKLETPVRDVPFARLPDCSYRLQVGHVVQLAGEGATTTGPNNQRLTDAPIPAHLQCVDMKVIWVSVVAPTFGLLFYVKTPNKDVCYGDDGGAVVYDGMIYGVISLGQPYYTCQSHAAVVDVCEYLGWIKSTVGLI